One part of the Lycium ferocissimum isolate CSIRO_LF1 chromosome 8, AGI_CSIRO_Lferr_CH_V1, whole genome shotgun sequence genome encodes these proteins:
- the LOC132065994 gene encoding transcription factor MYB1R1-like → MSSSKGRRWSEDDQRAFLIGLDNLGKGNWTDIARDFVPSRTPTQYFVEKGCSIKEKQQQRQRTFESNNSNFRLSAMPINYAYVPMTNYQFADIASTNFVSSPTNATPVSSQSNCGSVDNLDLTL, encoded by the exons ATGAGTAGTAGCAAGGGAAGAAGATGGAGTGAGGATGACCAGAGGGCGTTCTTGATTGGATTGGATAATCTTGGGAAAGGAAACTGGACTGACATTGCTAGAGATTTTGTGCCAAGCAGGACACCAACACAA TACTTTGTCGAAAAGGGTTGTTCCATTAAGGAAAAACAACAGCAAAGGCAAAGAACCTTTGAATCAAACAACTCCAACTTCAGGCTTTCAGCAATGCCAATCAACTATGCCTATGTTCCCATGACAAATTATCAGTTTGCTGATATTGCTTCAACTAATTTTGTATCATCACCAACTAATGCAACTCCAGTTTCGTCTCAATCTAATTGTGGGTCCGTGGATAATTTGGATCTAACTCTCTAG